From the genome of Phoenix dactylifera cultivar Barhee BC4 chromosome 17, palm_55x_up_171113_PBpolish2nd_filt_p, whole genome shotgun sequence:
GGTATTGGATTGGTAATTAGGATTGTCCGGGTCAGGATTTAATGGATTCTAAGTCGACCCATTTCCGGAAACCAATCCTCTGCCGTCTGATTTGTGCTAGTTCAAATCTTCGCGCAAGGTCGAGTCCTAGTACGAGAACACTCAAAGCTCGCAACGGTGGAAAGACCACTCGTCATCTCTGCCCTGAACTTTGTCGCAGATTCCATTAGGTAGTGAAAataatgtgtgtgtgtgagagagagagagatgagaccGCCATCTTCTCAAGTAATTTCCAGCATGGAGGACTCTAAAGATCGGATTGTCAATGAGTGGCAAGTGCACCAATCTTCTTTACAATCATTATTCAgttgtttagtttatatatttgatcaatctttctttctttttcccttcattctttttcttcttcttctttttatccaTACATTTAAGTCTGATTACATGTGAAATATCTCATGTTTCAGCTGTTCTTGCTGTTATGAATGCATGGAAATGTTGCTTTGATTTCATCTGCTGCTCCCTCCTTTGGTAGCATAACCAGGTTTTTAGACTTTGGAAGTTTCAGATCCACGAAATCATTCGCAGAAAAGCATGGGAAAAATATAGACACGAAATAGAAGAACTTAGCATGATACCAGACATTTGTGAAGAGATGCTTAGTTTTTACTCTTTGAAATATGAAACATGGTGGTACCAGCCATATTTCTGCTAGAATGATTAGCATTCTTCGTTTTGAAGATGGTAGTGAATAAGATGATGCTGGGATGATATATGTGATTTCTTCAACCATGTGGCtgacaataaattatgattcaattTAGATTACAGTCTTCAGAACATTTATTAATGCCAATTACAAAACTGATCCAGTAAAGATCTAGGGATGTTGCATTCCCAAAGAACTACATAGCAGGGAAAATTTTAGAATGATTGAAGTTGAATTCTGCAGCACTTTTAGTAGATGGATTCCATCAGTCCTGCATGATAAGAAGCATAGAGTAATTAGCCGCAGCATTGGTAAAAGAAGCACTCTCACACTTAGATCTCTCCTTCAACAACCTTGCAACAAATTTCCAAACATTAAAGATAATAAACAAGAACAATAATATTTTTGCTGCTAATGGTAGTGATGCGACCATAACTGGCATAAGTCTTCCTAATTCTTTCCTCAAGCACTGGATATCTTCGCATAAGGATCACAGATTTGTTTTGAAATTTATATCAGTCTACATCCTCCTCACATAAGAAGAGTTGCTCTTTGAATCAAATGTTATGAGTTGTCTCTAGGCACTAGGCAAAAGGTCGGGCTACGAGGTCAAAATTCAGGGTTTTGATCGAAGTAACTGTAAACTAGGAACCTTAGTAAGTGTCGAATTGTTGCGCGTTTTATGCATTTCTCTGTTGCAACGATCTATTTCTGTCCACCAGATTATCAccatctctctgtctctctgtgtgtgtgagtTTGAGGGGATGtcttttgatgcaaagattggAATCCCATCATTTCACCAGATGGTCACCATCACTAAGGATCACAGCAACTAGGACCCAAAAAGAAACTTTGAAGAtcaaaaagcattgaaaaatcaaaatattaaatCAGAGCTTTCTAATAAGGCACTATGTTTTTTTGCGTTCATTGCCATGCACTATGAAGAGCCCATCtattcttcttttcccttttttttgttttccaaaCTATATATCTAGGATGGCAAACAGTGTTTTCCCTTCATAACAATATCTGCACTTCTATAATGACTCTTAAcatgtaataaggaataagacATCAACTCATTTGTTTGTAGCCAAATAAACAACACTGAAGAATAGCTAAACGACTCTGCTGTACCAACATACCTCATTGCCGCTATCATCGTCGTCTGCTTTCTTAAGTTTCGTGCTTCCACCTTCCCGATGGAATGGCAGCTTCATTGGACCGAATGGAGTGTTCACATCAAGGCTCCCCTTCATGGAGTACCCTGTCCCCTTGCCTCTTATCATATCCCACAGCGCAGACCCGAATTCCTTGGGCCTGAAGGAGATGGGCAGCTCGACAACCCCATTGCCCTTCTTCGCAATGACTGCAGACTTGGAGAGGCGAGCACCACCAATGCTTACTTCCCCAAGGCACATCTCATATTCCAATGAGTTCAAGCCCAGGTCGAAATCATTCATGTTTTCCACCTTCAGGAAAAGGGTTGCACTTGTTTCCTCAAACGAGAAGCTATCAAACTTGATCTTTTGCAGGTCTATTTCCGGCTTGTAAGGCACGGGCATCTCCCCATTCTTCTCCATTGGAAGGGTGATGTTCCCGAACACCGGCAAATCCACAGTAAGCTCCACCCTCACCTTGTAGGGAATCACACTGCCTGGTTCTATGTCATCATAGCTGGACTTGATATCATCATAGATCAAAGTGAGTGAGACCTTTATGGTTTCAGATCCATGGGCATGGATGGTACCGGCATCTGGGATTTTACCAGAAACGAGCTTCCTACCACCGCTCTCTATCAGGTAGTTGATGTCAACAAGAGGAATTGGAATTGGGTTCGGGTTTGCGACGAGGACGTCGACGACAAGGTCGGCCCTTTCCAGGTCAATGGAATCAATGTGGACTGCTGTGACATCGGCTGTGGGCTTGCCGAACCCCACAGTCTCTTCGATCTTCTCGCCGACATCATGGATGAAGTCCTTGACCTTATCTAAGAACCCTCCCTTCTCCTCATCACCTttcccttccttcctctctggTTTATCAGAGGAGGCCATGGCTGCAAACAGCACTCTGCAACTTTGGTCAGAAACAAGAATATATAATGCTATCAAACCACCTGAAATTTTCGAAACGGAGGGTCTATTCCTTcctattcttttcttctctcttcgaTGCCACGCTCTagtagagagaagggaagaggggAGGTGATGGTTTGGGGCTTGGTTCCAATATACAAATGAGCGGACCAGCGGGAGAGTAGCCGTTGGAAATGAGGATCACCTAACGAACTTTCAAATGGCGGATAGGGACCCGGGTTTTCTAAATATTGGAGTGGCCTTGTAAAAATAACCATGAGATTTAGCTATATTCAACTAATTAATTTATGTTCTTTTAGTTATTAttgttctaaaaaaaataattcttagGTTTAAGAAAATAATCCTTCCCTAACACTCTGGTAGAAGGGGGACTCGAATGTATATGTGTGTctctatgtatatacatatattttaaaaaaagacaGCCATTTACTGAACATTGAGTGTATCAGCTCTCTCTTCCTCCGAACAATGAAATATttcctcaaaaaaagaaaacaaaagtggatCAGCTCTCTCATGACAAACATAACTCAAGACTTCAACTTTTAGCACTCGTTAATGAGCCCTGCTGCTAACAGGCATCATATGTTTGTCTATCAACAATttgtacttttcttttttttttttctttttcttttgtaagaATTAGTTAGAGAAGGTCCAACCATATTGATGGAGACAAGGAACAGTCCCAAAGCAAAACCTCTAACAGGGACAGGGTTCAAAGATAAGAACAAGCAGAGAATTGAGGAAGATGTAAACGCAATCAGATTTTTCAGCATACTCACTCCATAATGGACCTCCTTAAACTTCCTCTGTCAAAAAAATTGTATCCACTCTGCTGCTAAATAGTTTTGATCGAAGTCTCAAAAACATCTCCTCCTCCAATAGTTAGTCTATGGTTCCAGACGTGCACTTGGAATATCGATCCTATCCATGAAGTGAACCAGGTGGCAGATTGGACTGTCAGCCTCACAAATAATGGGGGCCAGAAGATTTTCTCTCACGCAAACATTCACGAGAacatctctcttcctctcttccaaGGCCTTGCGTATAgactcagtacccttattcgtTAGAGGGGTGCCTGTGAGCAGTTAAACGTTCGGATTGGAGTTGTTGTCAATACATAgtactcatgcttttctggtgAAACTGCAATTCTTTGTATAACTGCAAATGCATTGACGAGAACCTCTTACAATTTAGGATGTTTCAAAACCTGATTGGCTCCTATAGACCTAACAACTTGAGAACTAACGTCATGGCGAGCAGTCCACTAGAGTTACATGGAGACCCAACGTTATCAGTATAACAAAAAGTTTTGTCGGATGAGAGAGACCAAAACTGGAGTTCCAATTATATTACACTAAAAGttaattttttgaattgttAGTTTGATATCATGACTCTCTTCAACCATGCAATGCATCTATAGCTTTCTATATAAAAAAGCATTGCTCCACTTCCTAATCCACTATCTTAAATGACAAGTTTGAACCACCTACTCAAGCATTACTCTCCATAATGGATGTCCTGCTGGAGCACAAACTAACACGATTTACCCAATTTGATCACATGTATTGATCATTTCAATTAAATTACAACTAGTGGATTGCTCCATTGTCTAATACCTAATTTGAGCAGTAACCTATTAGAACAACAATGCAGTGCCCACCACCCCATGCGCAATCGCCTTCAGGTGGTGCCACCTTTCACAGATCATAGTTGACTGCTATTCATTAACACCGAAAGTTACTAGCGTCAGTTTAAAGAGATCTTATTCATCGAATAATGCATTTCTAATGCATATTGTAAGTCTGCACCCAACTCCAACAACTGTGTTCAGAAGTGCCTCTCTTTTAATCCATTAGAAGCTTGTCAAAGGAATTTGCTCTCAGTTTGCCTTCCTCTAAGACTTGCCAAGAAGCATGCGAGAAGGGACACTAACCACCTCACGAGTTGTCCTCAACTTTCCACATAAGCACTAAAGAAGTCGTGTGAGAAGTTCCCATCATCCATTGGTCCTTTTCTGTTCCCTTCTTTTCATGGTTGAGGAGATGTCCAAGCCAAGTCTTTTCTTTTCAACAAGATAGAGAACACCAGTTTGGACTGCAAGGTCAACCTTATCTTTGTACTCGTTGGTCACAACCCTAGTGCTCGCGGCACTCTCCATGAGACTTTATAAGGAGAGGTGCATTATTTGTCCCTGTGCCTTGCCTATGTAAATCACAAACCCAAGATATCCTAAATCACCAAACTGGTTTATTGAAGAGTTAACAACAGTACATTTGTTCTATGCATCTCATGGATCAGAAACCTGCTAGccgtatcatcttttccttGGTCTGCCTCCTAATCTTAAGTCCTCTAATCCACAGCCAACTTGATTACAGCTTTTATGATACATCATGCCCCAGTTTAACCAGAATTGTGAGGAATGGAGTGTGGTCAGCCATGCGCAATGAAACCAGAATGGCGGCCTCTCTTCTTCGCCTGCACTTTCATGACTGCTTTGTCGATGTACGCGATCAAAAATCACCACAGCTCAATCATCTTCATTCCTTCACCATCTTTTCATGATTCAAACTAGAATTTAACTGACAAATCTTCTCTTCCATCGATATCAAGGGGTGTGATGCATCGCTACTACTTGATGACTCCAACGATATCATCAGTGAAAAGAGTGCATCGCCAAACCGTAACTCGGTCAGAGGTTACGAGGTAATAGACAGCATTAAGGCTGATGTGGAGAAAGCTTGCCCATCAACAGTTTCTTGTGCAGATATTGTAACGATTGCAGCACGCGAAGCCGTCTTCCTGGTTAGGAACTCATACTAATTACTGCTTATGTTCATTCTTCCCCGAGCAATAGTAGCTACTTATCGCAGAGGGTTGTCTCGTTTATATGAACAGAAGGTggcatttatttctcaaattcttgtgacatctttttctttttcagtcaGGAGGGCCTTACTGGTTCGTTGCACTGGGCAGGAGAGATGGGACAACAGCCAACAGGACCGCAGCCAACGAACAATTACCGTCACCTTTAGATGATCTAACAACCATTACTGCTAAATTTGCTGCCAAGGGCCTTGACGCTAAAGATGTTGTTGTCCTCTCAGGTGTCCCCCTCATTATTCCTTGGTCTTACACGCATATAAAGCTATGCCACAGTGCTCATATATATCGCTTCCTTGCCCATACTTTCTCAACTACTTAAATATCAAATCGCTTATGGTTATGGTTCCATGCACGTAACATGCAGGGGCACATACCATCGGCTTTGCGCAGTGCTTCACCTTTAAGAACAGGCTCTTCAACTTTAACAGCTCGGGTGGACCAGACCTAGAGCTCGACGTCTCTCTGCTCAAGAACCTACAGAGCCTGTGCCCAAACAATGTCAGTTCCGACAGCAATCTTGCTCCTCTGGACCCCGTGACGACAAGCAGGTTTGATAATATCTATTACAAGAACCTCATGAACAGTTCTGGCCTTCTCCAGTCAGACCAAGCTCTCCTGGACGACTCTGATACTGCCTCCATGGTCAGTAACTATAGCATATACCCCTACTTGTTCTTCCGGGACTTTGGGGCATCCATGCTGAAGATGGCCAACATAGGTGTGCTCACTGGAGGGAATGGTGAGATAAGGACCAACTGTAGGGCTGTGAACTAGTCTTGTTTCCAGATATCACAGCTTAGGAAAGAAATATGAACTGTAACATGCTGCATGAAGTTATGTGTGAATGAATAAGACGAATTTGCTGATGGAATTTTCAGGTGACGaatcaaatatttattttcCTAATTCTCTTGAAGGTTAATGAATGAAATCAGGATATAGCTGCAAACAACAGCAATAAGCATTAACCG
Proteins encoded in this window:
- the LOC103718596 gene encoding peroxidase 10 gives rise to the protein MHLMDQKPASRIIFSLVCLLILSPLIHSQLDYSFYDTSCPSLTRIVRNGVWSAMRNETRMAASLLRLHFHDCFVDGCDASLLLDDSNDIISEKSASPNRNSVRGYEVIDSIKADVEKACPSTVSCADIVTIAAREAVFLSGGPYWFVALGRRDGTTANRTAANEQLPSPLDDLTTITAKFAAKGLDAKDVVVLSGAHTIGFAQCFTFKNRLFNFNSSGGPDLELDVSLLKNLQSLCPNNVSSDSNLAPLDPVTTSRFDNIYYKNLMNSSGLLQSDQALLDDSDTASMVSNYSIYPYLFFRDFGASMLKMANIGVLTGGNGEIRTNCRAVN
- the LOC103716949 gene encoding desiccation-related protein At2g46140-like, encoding MASSDKPERKEGKGDEEKGGFLDKVKDFIHDVGEKIEETVGFGKPTADVTAVHIDSIDLERADLVVDVLVANPNPIPIPLVDINYLIESGGRKLVSGKIPDAGTIHAHGSETIKVSLTLIYDDIKSSYDDIEPGSVIPYKVRVELTVDLPVFGNITLPMEKNGEMPVPYKPEIDLQKIKFDSFSFEETSATLFLKVENMNDFDLGLNSLEYEMCLGEVSIGGARLSKSAVIAKKGNGVVELPISFRPKEFGSALWDMIRGKGTGYSMKGSLDVNTPFGPMKLPFHREGGSTKLKKADDDDSGNED